The Acinonyx jubatus isolate Ajub_Pintada_27869175 chromosome D1, VMU_Ajub_asm_v1.0, whole genome shotgun sequence genome includes a window with the following:
- the CLP1 gene encoding polyribonucleotide 5'-hydroxyl-kinase Clp1: MGEEANDDKKPTTKFELERETELRFEVEASQSVQLELLAGMAEIFGTELTRNKKFTFDAGAKVAVFTWHGCSLQLSGRTEVAYVSKDTPMLLYLNTHTALEQMRRQAEKEEERGPRVMVVGPTDVGKSTVCRLLLNYAVRLGRRPTYVELDVGQGSVSIPGTMGALYIERPADVEEGFSIQAPLVYHFGSTTPGTNIKLYNKITSRLADVFNQRCEVNRRASVSGCVINTCGWVKGSGYQALVHAASAFEVDVVVVLDQERLYNELKRDLPHFVRTVLLPKSGGVVERSKDFRRECRDERIREYFYGFRGCFYPHAFNVKFSDVKIYKVGAPTIPDSCLPLGMSQEDNQLKLVPVTPGRDMVHHLLSVSTAEGTEENLSETSVAGFIVVTSVDLEHQVFTVLSPAPRPLPKNFLLIMDIRFMDLK, from the exons ATGGGAGAGGAGGCCAATGATGACAAGAAGCCAACAACTAAATTTGAACTAGAGCGAGAAACAGAACTTCGCTTTGAGGTGGAGGCATCTCAGTCAGTTCAGTTGGAGCTGCTGGCTGGGATGGCAGAAATCTTCGGCACAGAGCTGACCCGAAACAAGAAATTCACTTTTGATGCCGGTGCCAAGGTGGCTGTTTTCACTTGGCATGGCTGTTCTTTACAGCTGAGTGGCCGCACCGAGGTGGCTTATGTCTCCAAGGACACTCCTATGTTACTTTATCTCAACACTCACACAGCCTTGGAGCAGATGAGGAGGCAGGCGGAGAAGGAAGAAGAGCGAGGCCCCCGGGTGATGGTAGTGGGCCCCACTGATGTGGGCAAGTCCACAGTGTGCCGTCTACTGCTCAACTACGCAGTGCGTTTGGGCCGCCGTCCTACTTACGTGGAGCTGGATGTGGGTCAGGGCTCTGTTTCCATCCCTGGTACCATGGGGGCCCTCTACATTGAGCGGCCGGCAGATGTTGAAGAGGGATTCTCTATCCAGGCCCCTCTGGTGTATCATTTTGGCTCCACCACTCCTGGCACCAACATCAAGCTTTATAATAAG ATTACTTCTCGTTTAGCAGATGTGTTCAATCAAAGATGTGAAGTGAACCGAAGGGCCTCTGTGAGTGGCTGTGTCATTAATACCTGTGGCTGGGTCAAGGGCTCTGGTTACCAGGCCCTGGTGCACGCTGCTTCAGCCTTTGAGGTAGATGTGGTTGTGGTTCTGGATCAAGAACGACTGTACAACGAACTAAAACGGGACCTGCCTCACTTTGTACGCACTGTGCTGCTCCCTAAATCCGGGGGTGTGGTTGAACGCTCCAAAGACTTCCGGCGGGAATGTAGGGATGAGCGTATTCGTGAGTATTTCTATGGATTCCGGGGCTGTTTCTATCCCCATGCCTTCAATGTCAAATTTTCAGATGTGAAAATCTACAAAGTTGGGGCACCCACCATTCCAGACTCCTGTTTGCCTTTGGGCATGTCTCAGGAGGACAATCAGCTCAAGCTAGTACCTGTCACGCCTGGCCGCGATATGGTGCACCACCTCCTGAGTGTTAGCACTGCTGAGGGCACAGAGGAGAACCTTTCTGAGACAAGTGTCGCTGGCTTCATCGTGGTGACCAGCGTGGACCTGGAGCATCAGGTGTTTACTGTTCTCTCTCCAGCCCCCCGCCCACTGCCTAAGAACTTCCTTCTCATCATGGATATCAGGTTCATGGATCTTAAGTAG